Proteins encoded in a region of the Benincasa hispida cultivar B227 chromosome 2, ASM972705v1, whole genome shotgun sequence genome:
- the LOC120071729 gene encoding photosynthetic NDH subunit of subcomplex B 4, chloroplastic translates to MAKAIAGFSIIKPTLHSSNLHQHKSTLIPPSKLLSNSRAFNHQEPPEVTKPRRGSLGKLNAFPDWQLMAVLVDHLDGQRDLVTHKSIVHLSDEAIKNVYSLYIMFTCWGCLFFGSMKDPYYDSEVYRKDGGDGTGHWVYEKQEDIEEAARADLWREELIEEIEQRVGGLKELEEAGKK, encoded by the exons ATGGCTAAGGCTATTGCAGGCTTCAGCATTATCAAACCAACCCTGCATAGCTCAAATCTCCACCAACACAAATCAACTCTCATTCCACCTTCAAAACTG CTTTCAAACTCTAGAGCTTTCAATCATCAAGAACCG CCTGAAGTTACAAAGCCACGAAGGGGCTCTCTGGGAAAATTAAATGCTTTCCCAGATTGGCAATTGATGGCAGTTCTAGTTGATCACTTGGATGGCCAAAGAGACCTTGTTACCCACAAATCCATAGTGCATCTTAGTGATGAAGCTATAAAGAATGTCT ACAGTCTGTACATCATGTTCACATGTTGGGGTTGTttgttctttggctctatgaaG GATCCATATTATGACTCGGAAGTGTACAGGAAAGATGGAGGAGATGGAACAGGTCATTGGGTCTATGAGAAG CAAGAGGACATTGAAGAAGCAGCAAGAGCAGACCTGTGGAGGGAGGAGCTGATAGAGGAGATTGAGCAAAGGGTTGGAGGACTAAAAGAGTTGGAAGAAGCTGGAAAGAAATAA
- the LOC120071728 gene encoding 2-hydroxy-palmitic acid dioxygenase MPO1: MGKSGLFDLERHFAFYGAYHSNPVNIFIHILFVWPIFFTSLMYLYFTPSFYTIPKSPCGFDHGLVLNFGFLFTLIYAASYVVFDKKAGSMAALLCFVCWVGASFIANRLGYSQTWKVVLAAQLFCWTNQFIGHGVFEKRAPALLDNLAQAFLMAPFFVVLEVLQSLFKYEPYPGFSASVQAKIKADIEEWKEKKKKLS, translated from the exons ATGGGGAAGTCTGGATTGTTTGATCTGGAGAGGCACTTCGCCTTCTATGGCGCTTATCACAGCAACCCAGTCAACATTTTCATCCATATTCTATTTGTGTGGCCGATTTTCTTCACCAGTCTTATGTATTTGTATTTCACACCTTCATTCTACACTATTCCCAAATCCCCTTGTGGGTTTGACCATGGCTTGGTATTGAACTTCGGATTTCTTTTCACTCTAATCTATGCTGCATCTTATGTGGTTTTCGATAAGAAAGCAGGTTCCATGGCCGCTTTGCTTTGTTTCGTTTGTTGGGTTGGAGCAAGCTTCATCGCCAACAGACTTGGTTATTCCCAGACTTGGAAG GTAGTACTGGCGGCTCAGTTGTTCTGTTGGACCAATCAGTTTATAGGACATGGAGTGTTTGAG AAACGAGCACCAGCCTTGTTAGACAATCTTGCACAAGCTTTTCTAATGGCTCCATTCTTTGTAGTTTTGGAG GTTCTTCAAAGTTTATTCAAATATGAACCATATCCAGGATTTAGTGCGAGTGTGCAAGCAAAGATAAAAGCAGATATAGAAGaatggaaagaaaagaagaaaaaactgtCATAG
- the LOC120071727 gene encoding pentatricopeptide repeat-containing protein At4g21065-like gives MIVITSRKANLALSLFSQVKFKFPHFQLLVPKFVWSSDRKTATDTIPNGSYFAKEQRFLSLSKQCSTVKDLNQLHARIIQLGFDQNLFVIGKLIEFCAVSNYGDMNYAVVVFNGIENPDGFLWNTMIRGFGRISKLLKAFEFYKRMLEKGIAADNFTFSFLLKISGQSGSIMLGKQLHVNILKVGLDSHVYVRNTLIHMYGRLKDVKIARNLFDEMPKPDLVAWNAVIDCHVSCGMYSEALGLFLQMLQSGVEPDEATLVVTVSACSALGALDFGRWVHSHVKRNDKGKTIAVLNSLIDMYAKCGAVEDAREMFNAMSDKNVVTWNTMIMGLATHGDAEDALTLFSNMLAKKVETPDGVTFLGVLCACNHGGKVEEGREYFHLMTKHFNIQPTVKHYGSMVDILGRAGFVEEAYQLIRSMPMECNAVIWRTLLAACRMHGNVKLGERVRSHVLEIEPDHSSDYVLLANMYASSGQWNEMIKTRKSMQRKGVQKPEPGNSYLEINQL, from the coding sequence ATGATCGTTATTACCAGCAGAAAAGCGAACTTGGCACTCTCTCTGTTCTCCCAAGTAAAGTTCAAATTTCCACATTTTCAATTGCTCGTCCCCAAGTTCGTTTGGAGTTCAGATCGAAAAACAGCCACTGATACAATACCCAATGGCAGCTATTTTGCCAAGGAGCAAAGATTTCTGTCTCTTTCCAAGCAATGTTCCACCGTGAAAGACTTGAATCAACTCCATGCTCGTATTATCCAGTTAGGTTTCGATCAGAATCTCTTCGTTATTGGCAAACTCATTGAGTTTTGTGCAGTTTCGAACTATGGCGACATGAATTACGCTGTTGTTGTTTTCAACGGAATCGAAAACCCAGATGGGTTTCTTTGGAATACAATGATCAGGGGATTTGGAAGAATTAGTAAACTGTTAAAGGCGTTTGAGTTCTACAAGAGAATGCTAGAGAAGGGAATAGCAGCAGACAATTTCACTTTTTCTTTCTTGCTGAAGATTTCTGGGCAGTCGGGTTCAATTATGTTGggaaagcaattacatgttaatatccTGAAAGTTGGCCTTGATTCCCATGTGTATGTGAGGAACACGCTTATACATATGTATGGCAGGTTAAAAGATGTCAAAATAGCACGCAACCTGTTTGATGAAATGCCCAAACCAGATTTAGTGGCTTGGAATGCTGTAATTGACTGTCATGTCTCTTGTGGGATGTACAGCGAAGCACTTGGATTGTTTCTTCAAATGTTGCAGAGTGGCGTAGAGCCTGATGAAGCCACATTGGTTGTGACGGTCTCAGCATGTTCTGCATTAGGTGCACTGGACTTTGGGAGGTGGGTTCATTCCCATGTGAAGCGTAACGATAAAGGAAAGACTATAGCTGTTCTCAATTCATTGATCGACATGTATGCCAAGTGTGGAGCGGTTGAAGATGCTCGCGAGATGTTTAATGCGATGAGTGACAAGAACGTAGTAACATGGAACACAATGATCATGGGATTAGCAACACATGGTGATGCAGAGGATGCACTGACACTATTCTCAAACATGTTAGCAAAGAAGGTGGAGACCCCTGATGGTGTAACTTTCTTGGGAGTATTGTGTGCTTGTAACCATGGAGGAAAAGTGGAGGAAGGGAGAGAGTATTTTCATCTAATGACAAAACACTTCAATATCCAACCCACAGTTAAGCATTATGGATCCATGGTGGACATTCTGGGACGAGCTGGATTTGTAGAGGAAGCTTATCAGCTGATAAGGAGCATGCCAATGGAGTGCAATGCTGTTATATGGAGAACGTTACTTGCAGCCTGTCGGATGCATGGAAATGTTAAACTCGGGGAGAGAGTAAGGAGCCATGTTCTGGAGATAGAGCCAGATCATAGTAGTGATTATGTTCTTCTTGCAAATATGTATGCAAGCTCTGGTCAATGGAATGAAATGATAAAGACCAGAAAATCAATGCAAAGAAAAGGAGTCCAGAAACCAGAGCCTGGTAATAGTTATTTGGAAATTAATCAATTGTAA